One genomic window of Struthio camelus isolate bStrCam1 chromosome 1, bStrCam1.hap1, whole genome shotgun sequence includes the following:
- the AP1S2 gene encoding AP-1 complex subunit sigma-2 isoform X2: MQFMLLFSRQGKLRLQKWYVPLSDKEKKKITRELVQTVLARKPKMCSFLEWRDLKIVYKRYASLYFCCAIEDQDNELITLEIIHRYVELLDKYFGSVCELDIIFNFEKAYFILDEFLLGGEVQETSKKNVLKAIEQADLLQEPRHEYFNVPVY, from the exons ATGCAGTTTATGTTGCTTTTTAGTCGTCAGGGGAAACTGAGACTTCAAAAGTGGTATGTTCCATTATctgacaaagaaaagaagaaaatcacaagGGAACTTGTTCAAACAGTATTAGCCCGCAAACCGAAAATGTGCAGCTTCCTGGAGTGGAGAGACCTGAAGATTGTCTACAAAAG ATATGCAAGCCTTTATTTCTGCTGTGCTATTGAAGATCAGGACAATGAACTAATAACTCTGGAAATAATTCATCGCTACGTGGAACTTCTTGACAAGTATTTTGGCAGT GTATGTGAACTTGATATCATCTTCAATTTTGAAAAAGCCTATTTCATTCTGGATGAGTTCCTTTTGGGAGGGGAAGTTCAGGAGACTTCCAAGAAAAATGTTCTCAAAGCTATTGAACAGGCAGATCTTTTACAGGAG
- the AP1S2 gene encoding AP-1 complex subunit sigma-2 isoform X1, with protein sequence MQFMLLFSRQGKLRLQKWYVPLSDKEKKKITRELVQTVLARKPKMCSFLEWRDLKIVYKRYASLYFCCAIEDQDNELITLEIIHRYVELLDKYFGSVCELDIIFNFEKAYFILDEFLLGGEVQETSKKNVLKAIEQADLLQEEAETPRSVLEEIGLT encoded by the exons ATGCAGTTTATGTTGCTTTTTAGTCGTCAGGGGAAACTGAGACTTCAAAAGTGGTATGTTCCATTATctgacaaagaaaagaagaaaatcacaagGGAACTTGTTCAAACAGTATTAGCCCGCAAACCGAAAATGTGCAGCTTCCTGGAGTGGAGAGACCTGAAGATTGTCTACAAAAG ATATGCAAGCCTTTATTTCTGCTGTGCTATTGAAGATCAGGACAATGAACTAATAACTCTGGAAATAATTCATCGCTACGTGGAACTTCTTGACAAGTATTTTGGCAGT GTATGTGAACTTGATATCATCTTCAATTTTGAAAAAGCCTATTTCATTCTGGATGAGTTCCTTTTGGGAGGGGAAGTTCAGGAGACTTCCAAGAAAAATGTTCTCAAAGCTATTGAACAGGCAGATCTTTTACAGGAG
- the AP1S2 gene encoding AP-1 complex subunit sigma-2 isoform X3, whose amino-acid sequence MQFMLLFSRQGKLRLQKWYVPLSDKEKKKITRELVQTVLARKPKMCSFLEWRDLKIVYKRYASLYFCCAIEDQDNELITLEIIHRYVELLDKYFGSVCELDIIFNFEKAYFILDEFLLGGEVQETSKKNVLKAIEQADLLQEKLDSLL is encoded by the exons ATGCAGTTTATGTTGCTTTTTAGTCGTCAGGGGAAACTGAGACTTCAAAAGTGGTATGTTCCATTATctgacaaagaaaagaagaaaatcacaagGGAACTTGTTCAAACAGTATTAGCCCGCAAACCGAAAATGTGCAGCTTCCTGGAGTGGAGAGACCTGAAGATTGTCTACAAAAG ATATGCAAGCCTTTATTTCTGCTGTGCTATTGAAGATCAGGACAATGAACTAATAACTCTGGAAATAATTCATCGCTACGTGGAACTTCTTGACAAGTATTTTGGCAGT GTATGTGAACTTGATATCATCTTCAATTTTGAAAAAGCCTATTTCATTCTGGATGAGTTCCTTTTGGGAGGGGAAGTTCAGGAGACTTCCAAGAAAAATGTTCTCAAAGCTATTGAACAGGCAGATCTTTTACAGGAG AAGCTAGACTCTCTTCTTTGA